A stretch of Natronococcus sp. CG52 DNA encodes these proteins:
- the dacZ gene encoding diadenylate cyclase DacZ, giving the protein MAGLDDVFGDLFSSVDAVALFSPSGSYYERFATVDEVDVIVIGTENDVGAETFVELPLEFDNISDRIRFGLEGALDQDIIEDGDTIACATSVFSDDIDTVSRVRADADSRTGIYDLFAKSRADPEVIKSVLELAIELGQKGQKGKPVGALFVVGDAGKVMNKSRPLSYNPFEKSHVHVGDPIVNVMLKEFSRLDGAFVISDAGKIVSAYRYLEPSAEGVDIPKGLGARHMAGGAITRDTNAITIVLSESDGLVRAFKAGEIILEVDPEAY; this is encoded by the coding sequence ATGGCCGGGTTAGACGATGTCTTCGGGGACCTCTTCTCGAGTGTGGATGCAGTCGCACTCTTCTCACCGAGCGGATCGTACTACGAACGGTTCGCGACGGTGGACGAGGTCGACGTGATCGTTATCGGGACCGAGAACGACGTCGGTGCGGAGACGTTCGTCGAACTGCCACTCGAGTTCGACAACATCTCCGACCGGATCCGTTTCGGGCTCGAGGGCGCGCTCGATCAGGACATCATCGAGGACGGCGACACGATAGCGTGTGCGACGAGCGTCTTCAGCGACGACATCGACACGGTCTCTCGCGTGCGTGCGGACGCAGATTCCCGCACCGGAATATACGACCTGTTCGCGAAGTCCCGCGCGGATCCGGAGGTAATCAAGTCGGTGCTGGAACTGGCGATCGAACTGGGTCAGAAGGGTCAGAAGGGCAAGCCGGTCGGGGCGCTGTTCGTCGTCGGCGACGCGGGCAAGGTGATGAACAAGTCCCGGCCGCTGTCGTACAACCCGTTCGAGAAGTCCCACGTCCACGTGGGCGACCCGATCGTGAACGTGATGCTGAAGGAGTTCTCCCGGCTCGACGGCGCGTTCGTCATCTCGGACGCGGGCAAGATCGTCTCGGCGTACCGCTACCTCGAGCCGTCCGCGGAGGGGGTCGACATTCCGAAGGGGCTCGGTGCACGCCACATGGCCGGCGGCGCGATCACGCGAGACACGAACGCGATCACGATCGTGCTTTCGGAGAGTGATGGTCTCGTCCGGGCGTTCAAGGCCGGAGAGATCATTCTGGAGGTCGACCCGGAGGCGTACTGA
- a CDS encoding mechanosensitive ion channel family protein, whose product MVEWQTLIDEPAVIATAVLILGIVVGYLVGRLNEELLTASGVPEAVEGTPFERTAQSLGTSTVEIVARLSAWFIYGIAVLTAIHIAQLLDTDAFWLRVTEFIPQVFIAVLVVIVGFIIADKMELAISEYLRGVKLPEVSLLPKLVKYSVLYVALIIALGQVGVHVLALMILLTVYAAGLVLVGAYAFQDFLVSSAAGIYLLLNQPYGIGDRVRIGEQTGIVQEVDLFVTKIEDDSEEYIVPNRKVFEDGIVRIRE is encoded by the coding sequence ATGGTAGAGTGGCAGACGCTCATCGACGAGCCGGCGGTCATCGCGACGGCGGTATTGATCCTGGGTATCGTCGTCGGCTACCTGGTCGGTCGACTTAACGAGGAGTTGCTGACGGCCTCGGGTGTGCCGGAGGCCGTCGAGGGGACGCCCTTCGAGCGGACTGCCCAGTCGCTCGGGACGTCGACGGTCGAGATCGTCGCCCGGTTGAGCGCCTGGTTCATCTACGGAATCGCCGTGCTGACGGCGATCCACATCGCCCAGTTGCTGGATACCGACGCTTTCTGGCTGCGCGTGACGGAATTTATCCCGCAGGTGTTTATCGCCGTTCTCGTCGTGATCGTGGGGTTCATCATCGCGGACAAGATGGAACTCGCCATCAGCGAGTATCTCCGCGGCGTCAAACTGCCGGAAGTCTCCCTGCTCCCGAAACTCGTCAAATACTCCGTTCTCTACGTCGCGCTGATCATCGCGCTGGGACAGGTCGGCGTCCACGTCCTCGCACTGATGATTCTCCTGACCGTCTACGCTGCGGGCCTCGTTCTCGTCGGCGCCTACGCGTTCCAGGACTTCCTCGTCTCGAGTGCGGCCGGGATCTATCTCCTCCTCAACCAGCCCTACGGCATCGGCGATCGGGTACGGATCGGAGAGCAGACCGGCATCGTCCAGGAGGTCGACCTCTTCGTGACCAAGATCGAGGACGACTCCGAGGAGTACATCGTGCCAAATCGGAAGGTGTTCGAGGACGGTATCGTCCGGATTCGAGAGTAG
- a CDS encoding APC family permease — translation MENYGIINTKVGLVGATVLIVGNVIGVSAFVLPGPLAGQAGPSIVLALLLAMVPLFFGILMSLQLGSAIPAAGGSYVYASRLVGPFWGFLLPWIAIPGVWAGMLFIGIGFAEYVNFISTAVSIVPSVPELALIYALLVPFIVLNVLGIRMVAIVQFLMVAAIVLGMLAFIVPGAFLVDTGNYAPLFPEGVGPFVVAVVSMYFPLRGFRLVLELGEEMENPAKNIPRVLGLSAAVSLSLLVGLVVVLVGTTNWQALGGMDAAVAQVSLDNFPAPLTALVLLAAAMGALTSINMTYTAYSRILMRAGRDDVIPAALARVHDRYDSPYVAIILLGVPPLLVAPISPGPVVLSVALSMAILFGLAVAGIALWNLPKVYPQRYEYSIYKLPPWLLKVTAVGAVGSATLLWVLVATQLPAMVAVLLGWLVFGYIVYRARVQWFENRGVDLETRMQRLHENERLETN, via the coding sequence ATGGAAAATTATGGTATAATAAACACCAAGGTCGGACTCGTCGGGGCGACGGTGCTCATCGTGGGTAACGTCATCGGGGTGAGCGCGTTCGTCCTTCCCGGACCGCTCGCCGGCCAGGCCGGGCCGAGTATCGTACTCGCGCTGTTGCTCGCGATGGTCCCGCTGTTCTTCGGGATTCTCATGTCGCTTCAGTTGGGCAGCGCGATTCCCGCCGCCGGGGGGAGTTACGTCTACGCCTCGAGGCTCGTCGGCCCCTTCTGGGGATTTCTCTTGCCCTGGATCGCCATCCCGGGCGTCTGGGCGGGGATGCTGTTCATCGGCATCGGCTTTGCGGAGTACGTCAACTTCATCTCGACGGCCGTCTCGATCGTCCCGTCGGTTCCCGAACTCGCGCTGATCTACGCGCTGCTCGTGCCGTTTATCGTGCTGAACGTGCTCGGAATCCGAATGGTCGCGATCGTTCAGTTCCTCATGGTCGCGGCGATCGTGCTCGGAATGCTCGCGTTCATCGTTCCAGGCGCGTTCCTCGTCGACACGGGCAACTACGCGCCACTGTTCCCCGAGGGCGTCGGCCCCTTCGTCGTCGCGGTCGTCTCGATGTACTTCCCGCTGCGCGGATTCCGGCTCGTACTCGAACTCGGCGAGGAGATGGAGAACCCCGCGAAGAACATTCCCCGCGTGCTGGGCCTGTCCGCGGCGGTCTCGCTCTCGCTGCTCGTCGGACTTGTGGTCGTGCTCGTGGGGACGACGAACTGGCAAGCGCTCGGCGGGATGGACGCCGCCGTCGCGCAGGTCTCGCTGGACAACTTCCCGGCGCCACTGACGGCGCTCGTCCTGCTGGCGGCCGCGATGGGCGCGCTCACCTCGATCAACATGACCTACACCGCCTACTCGCGAATCCTCATGCGCGCCGGGCGAGACGACGTGATCCCCGCGGCCCTGGCCCGGGTCCACGATCGGTACGACTCGCCGTACGTCGCCATTATTCTCCTCGGCGTCCCGCCGCTGCTCGTCGCGCCGATCTCTCCGGGACCCGTCGTCCTCTCGGTCGCGCTGTCGATGGCCATCCTGTTCGGGCTCGCCGTCGCCGGAATCGCGCTCTGGAACCTGCCTAAGGTCTACCCGCAACGCTACGAGTACTCGATCTACAAGCTCCCGCCGTGGCTGCTCAAGGTGACCGCCGTCGGCGCGGTCGGCTCCGCGACGCTCCTGTGGGTCCTGGTCGCGACCCAGCTTCCGGCGATGGTCGCCGTCCTGCTCGGCTGGCTCGTGTTCGGCTACATCGTCTACCGGGCACGGGTCCAGTGGTTCGAGAACAGGGGTGTCGACCTCGAGACGCGAATGCAACGGCTCCACGAGAACGAGCGACTCGAGACCAACTGA
- a CDS encoding nucleoside phosphorylase, which translates to MPGDSEDPNADVQYHLEVDADDVADTVLLPGNPERLEVIVDYWDDHEMRAHHREYRTATGSYEGTPISVTSTGIGSPSAAIAVEELARVGCETFIRVGSCGAVQPEMNVGDLVITTGGLRQEGTSDEYVREDYPAVADHEVVTALVAAAERLGYDYHTGVTMSADSFYAGQGRPGFEGFEAAGSTDLVEQLAEANVKNIEMEASAILTLASIYGLRAGAVCTVYADRQGGEFSKEGESRAAETATLATHLLAKMDQKKREAGVDRWHAGLSLED; encoded by the coding sequence ATGCCCGGAGACAGCGAAGATCCGAACGCCGACGTACAGTACCACCTCGAGGTCGACGCGGACGACGTCGCCGACACCGTGCTCCTGCCCGGGAACCCCGAGCGACTCGAGGTCATCGTCGATTACTGGGACGACCACGAGATGCGGGCTCACCACCGCGAGTACCGGACCGCGACCGGGAGCTACGAGGGGACGCCCATCTCGGTCACCTCGACCGGAATCGGAAGTCCGTCCGCGGCGATCGCCGTCGAGGAGCTCGCCCGCGTCGGCTGCGAGACCTTTATTCGAGTCGGCTCCTGCGGCGCCGTCCAGCCCGAGATGAACGTCGGCGATCTCGTGATCACGACCGGCGGTCTCCGCCAGGAGGGGACCAGCGACGAGTACGTGCGGGAGGACTACCCCGCGGTCGCCGACCACGAGGTCGTCACCGCGCTCGTCGCCGCCGCCGAGCGACTCGGCTACGACTACCACACCGGCGTCACGATGAGCGCCGACTCCTTCTACGCCGGCCAGGGACGGCCCGGTTTCGAGGGGTTCGAGGCGGCCGGCTCGACCGACCTAGTCGAGCAACTCGCCGAGGCGAACGTCAAGAACATCGAAATGGAGGCGAGCGCCATCCTTACGCTGGCGAGCATCTACGGACTCCGCGCGGGCGCGGTCTGTACCGTCTACGCCGACCGACAGGGCGGCGAGTTCAGCAAGGAGGGCGAGTCGCGCGCCGCCGAGACCGCCACGCTCGCGACCCACCTGCTCGCGAAAATGGACCAAAAAAAGCGCGAGGCGGGCGTCGACCGCTGGCACGCCGGCCTCTCGCTCGAGGACTGA
- a CDS encoding DUF488 domain-containing protein, whose protein sequence is MGDAALTDTYVAALQHDLADLPADATLVGVVRSPTPWFHAAVDENVPELGPPPDLLESIRQTEEDLKMQGICEEGAHNAAWEQVDFGEQYQRHLEDSTEAQAALESLADRLASGESLALVCYENTEKKRCHRTVLRERLEKRAGN, encoded by the coding sequence ATGGGAGACGCCGCGCTCACGGACACGTACGTGGCCGCGCTACAGCACGATCTGGCCGACCTACCGGCGGACGCGACGCTGGTCGGCGTCGTTCGCAGTCCGACGCCGTGGTTCCACGCGGCCGTCGACGAGAACGTTCCCGAACTCGGCCCGCCGCCCGACCTGCTCGAGTCGATCCGACAGACCGAGGAGGACCTCAAGATGCAGGGGATCTGTGAGGAGGGCGCGCACAACGCCGCGTGGGAACAGGTCGACTTCGGCGAGCAGTACCAACGCCATCTCGAGGACTCGACGGAGGCACAGGCGGCGCTCGAGTCTCTCGCGGATCGACTCGCGTCCGGCGAGTCGCTGGCGCTGGTCTGTTACGAGAACACCGAGAAGAAGCGGTGTCACCGGACGGTTCTTCGGGAGCGACTCGAGAAACGCGCCGGGAACTGA
- the cdd gene encoding cytidine deaminase gives MNELIDAAREIQSQAHVPYSEYPVGAALETTDGEVFVGCNLENANFSNSLHAEEVAVAEAVKEGHRDFERIAVSSGRRDGVTPCGMCRQTLTEFCDDDLVVLCDEGEDEPVSEYTLGELLPDTITQETLE, from the coding sequence ATGAACGAACTGATCGACGCCGCTCGCGAGATCCAGTCGCAGGCCCACGTTCCCTACTCCGAGTATCCGGTCGGTGCCGCCCTCGAGACGACCGACGGCGAGGTCTTCGTCGGCTGTAACCTCGAAAACGCGAACTTCAGCAACAGTCTCCACGCCGAGGAGGTCGCGGTCGCCGAGGCGGTCAAGGAGGGACACCGCGACTTCGAACGGATCGCCGTTAGCTCCGGCCGCCGGGACGGCGTCACGCCGTGCGGAATGTGCCGACAGACTCTGACGGAGTTCTGTGATGACGACCTCGTCGTGCTCTGTGACGAGGGTGAGGACGAACCGGTCTCGGAGTACACGCTCGGGGAACTGTTGCCCGATACGATCACCCAGGAAACGCTCGAGTAG
- a CDS encoding ABC transporter permease, with protein sequence MIDGLSRRRILRSVGALTALWIVAGLAFPDSWAGVLLSIAASPSTHTAMLRLAVPIALAALGGIFAEKSGVINIGLEGLLIVSAFSAIIVTFWLGSGESTMLLSHHWWGFAVGVLASTLFALIFAIVCIDFKADQIIAGLAVWLIALGLAPFASRIVFDSPNTAGVGRFQNVTIPLLSEIPFFGYLLFDTPPQVYLMLGATAAGWYLLNRTAFGRWVVASGENPKALDTAGVDVRKVRYAAVVLSGVFAGLGGAGFALGQLGTFAGGGETAIGGRGFIAIATYLFANYHPIGALLGSFLFAGLEALQIQLQNLGYAVPTELIRTIPYVTVIVVLVFVGKTRLPEAAGEAYDGDED encoded by the coding sequence ATGATTGACGGCCTCTCTCGGCGGAGAATCCTCCGGAGTGTCGGAGCGCTCACGGCGCTGTGGATTGTCGCCGGTCTCGCGTTCCCCGACTCGTGGGCAGGCGTGCTGCTCTCGATCGCCGCCAGCCCGAGCACGCACACGGCGATGCTTCGTCTCGCCGTCCCCATCGCGCTGGCCGCGCTCGGCGGGATCTTCGCCGAGAAGAGCGGCGTGATCAACATCGGGCTCGAGGGACTGCTCATCGTCTCGGCGTTCTCGGCCATCATCGTGACGTTCTGGCTGGGATCGGGCGAGTCGACGATGCTGCTCTCTCACCACTGGTGGGGCTTCGCGGTCGGCGTCCTCGCGAGCACCCTCTTCGCGCTGATCTTCGCCATCGTTTGCATCGACTTCAAGGCAGATCAGATCATCGCGGGGCTCGCGGTCTGGCTGATCGCGCTCGGACTCGCTCCGTTCGCCTCCCGAATCGTCTTCGACAGCCCGAACACCGCCGGAGTCGGACGGTTCCAGAACGTGACGATTCCGTTGCTGTCGGAGATCCCGTTCTTCGGCTACCTGCTGTTCGACACGCCGCCGCAGGTGTACCTCATGCTCGGGGCCACCGCCGCGGGCTGGTACCTGCTCAACCGGACGGCGTTCGGCCGCTGGGTCGTCGCCAGCGGCGAGAACCCGAAGGCGCTCGACACGGCGGGCGTCGACGTTCGCAAGGTCCGGTACGCCGCGGTGGTGCTCTCGGGCGTCTTCGCAGGCCTCGGCGGGGCCGGCTTCGCGCTCGGTCAGCTCGGCACGTTCGCCGGCGGCGGCGAGACGGCCATCGGCGGCCGCGGATTCATCGCCATCGCGACCTACCTCTTCGCGAACTACCATCCGATTGGCGCGCTGCTGGGCTCGTTCCTCTTCGCCGGACTCGAGGCGCTCCAGATCCAGCTCCAGAACCTCGGCTACGCGGTGCCGACGGAGCTGATCCGGACGATCCCGTACGTGACGGTGATCGTCGTGCTCGTCTTCGTCGGCAAGACCCGGCTGCCGGAGGCGGCCGGCGAAGCCTACGACGGCGACGAGGACTGA
- a CDS encoding ABC transporter permease — protein sequence MRDDIERLLDRLVHASVVERVVISFAALFAAILIGGVLVFISGGFASCRTGLDLAGMTFCYNPMQVYYELFLGSLGHPLGGNWSPMNYSLATTLRQTTLLIFAGLSVAVAFRAGLFNIGTQGQLIVGGLLTAVTVLFAASYVPGGFVGTVLLVPIGVLAGAIGGGFYGAIPGALKAYADANEVITTIMLNFIAVGVTSTLLSWRFQDPDSANPQTRPVPEYAEIPNVPFVGFSGRMDFSLLALGFAAVLMIFVAWLLARTSFGYELRTSGVQPEAAAYGGVDEKRMTVASMTLSGALGGIAGAFWVLMQHGYWLENVPPLGFDGIAVSILAGNNPLGVGAAAFLFGILSSGSRSINTATDVPPELVGILSGLIILFVAMPEFFRMIGRRFVDVDDAAPARSAGGEADD from the coding sequence ATGCGGGACGACATCGAGCGATTGCTCGACCGACTCGTCCACGCGTCGGTTGTCGAGCGCGTCGTCATCAGCTTCGCGGCGCTGTTCGCGGCGATCCTGATCGGCGGCGTTCTCGTCTTCATCTCCGGCGGGTTCGCCTCCTGTCGAACCGGGCTCGATCTTGCCGGGATGACCTTCTGTTACAACCCCATGCAGGTCTACTACGAGCTGTTCCTCGGCTCGCTAGGCCACCCGCTCGGGGGCAACTGGAGTCCGATGAACTACAGCCTCGCGACGACGCTCCGCCAGACGACTCTGTTGATCTTTGCCGGTCTCTCCGTCGCCGTCGCCTTCCGGGCAGGCCTGTTCAACATCGGAACGCAGGGACAGCTGATCGTCGGCGGCCTGCTGACCGCGGTGACGGTCCTGTTCGCGGCGTCGTACGTCCCCGGCGGTTTCGTCGGCACCGTGCTCCTGGTCCCGATCGGCGTCCTCGCGGGTGCGATCGGCGGCGGCTTCTACGGCGCGATACCGGGTGCGCTCAAGGCGTACGCGGACGCCAACGAGGTAATCACGACGATCATGCTCAACTTCATCGCCGTCGGCGTCACGTCGACGCTGCTCTCCTGGCGGTTCCAAGACCCCGATAGCGCTAACCCGCAGACCCGACCGGTGCCGGAGTACGCCGAGATTCCGAACGTTCCGTTCGTCGGCTTCAGCGGCCGGATGGACTTCTCGCTGCTCGCGCTTGGCTTCGCGGCCGTGCTCATGATCTTCGTCGCCTGGCTGCTCGCCCGGACCTCGTTCGGCTACGAACTCCGGACGAGCGGCGTCCAGCCCGAGGCAGCAGCCTACGGCGGCGTCGACGAGAAGCGCATGACGGTCGCGAGCATGACCCTGTCGGGCGCTCTCGGAGGTATCGCCGGCGCGTTCTGGGTGCTGATGCAACACGGCTACTGGCTCGAGAACGTTCCGCCGCTCGGGTTCGACGGCATCGCCGTCTCGATCCTGGCGGGGAACAACCCGCTCGGGGTCGGCGCCGCGGCATTCCTCTTCGGCATCCTCTCGAGCGGCTCGCGGTCGATCAACACCGCGACGGACGTGCCGCCGGAACTCGTCGGGATCCTGTCGGGGCTGATCATCCTCTTCGTCGCGATGCCCGAGTTCTTCCGCATGATCGGGCGTCGGTTCGTCGACGTCGACGACGCTGCGCCGGCGCGGTCCGCCGGAGGTGAGGCGGATGATTGA
- a CDS encoding ABC transporter ATP-binding protein: MSDPGTATERGERPNAELAVHLDGITKRFPGVVANDDVDLRVDRGSVHALLGENGAGKTTLMNVLYGLYEPTEGRVVVDGEGRSFDRPRDAIDAGVGMIHQHFMLVDTMTVAENIALGSEPRKWWGLAVDHDRIEREIEDLCDRYGFSVDPSATVEELSVGAQQRVEILKALYRGADVLILDEPTAVLTPQEVEDLYGVLEELTDQGKTIIFITHKLGEAMHAADAITVLRDGKSVGTVEPDGTTREELAELMVGREVLLEADSEPVDVGRPILSASDLTVEGDRGVELVSDTDLEIRAGEIFGIAGVDGNGQSELIDAITGLRTPDEGTVHFDGENVTSWSRRRRIDAGMAHVPEDRHEQGLVMPFDLVENAVLGSQRSPRFATNGRIDWSDVREHAEDVIETYDVRPPNAAADAESFSGGNQQKFIVGRELERNPELVVATHPTRGVDIGSTEFIHDRLLELRREGKAVLLVSSKLDEVQALSDRLAVIYEGEFVDVTDPDAVTEEELGLLMAGEQPDGHDRESTADVDKPAEGGER; the protein is encoded by the coding sequence ATGAGTGATCCGGGTACAGCCACGGAGCGGGGTGAACGACCGAACGCGGAGCTCGCCGTCCACCTCGACGGGATCACGAAACGGTTCCCCGGTGTCGTCGCGAACGATGACGTCGACCTCCGCGTCGACCGCGGGAGCGTCCATGCGCTACTGGGCGAGAACGGTGCCGGCAAGACGACGCTGATGAACGTCCTCTACGGGCTCTACGAGCCCACAGAGGGCCGTGTCGTCGTCGACGGCGAGGGGCGGTCGTTCGACAGGCCGCGGGATGCAATCGACGCGGGTGTCGGCATGATCCACCAGCACTTCATGCTGGTCGATACGATGACCGTCGCCGAGAACATCGCGCTCGGCAGCGAGCCGCGGAAGTGGTGGGGGCTGGCGGTCGACCACGACCGGATCGAGCGCGAGATCGAGGATCTCTGTGATCGTTACGGGTTCTCGGTCGACCCGTCGGCGACCGTCGAAGAGCTGAGCGTCGGTGCCCAGCAGCGCGTCGAGATCCTGAAGGCGCTGTACCGCGGCGCGGACGTGCTCATCCTCGACGAGCCGACGGCCGTACTGACGCCCCAGGAGGTCGAGGACCTCTACGGCGTCCTCGAGGAGCTCACCGACCAGGGGAAGACGATCATCTTCATCACCCACAAGCTCGGCGAGGCGATGCACGCGGCCGACGCGATCACCGTCCTCCGGGACGGGAAATCGGTCGGGACGGTCGAACCGGACGGGACCACCCGCGAGGAGCTCGCCGAACTCATGGTCGGTCGCGAGGTCCTCCTCGAGGCCGACAGCGAACCGGTCGACGTCGGTCGGCCGATCCTCTCGGCGTCGGACCTGACCGTCGAGGGCGACCGCGGGGTCGAACTCGTCTCGGATACCGACCTCGAGATTCGTGCCGGCGAAATATTCGGCATTGCGGGCGTCGACGGCAACGGACAGAGCGAGCTAATCGACGCGATCACGGGGCTCCGAACGCCCGACGAGGGGACGGTCCACTTCGACGGGGAGAACGTAACGTCCTGGTCGCGCCGCCGCCGGATCGACGCCGGCATGGCGCACGTTCCGGAGGACCGCCACGAACAGGGGCTCGTCATGCCGTTCGATCTCGTCGAGAACGCCGTCCTCGGCAGCCAGCGGTCGCCGCGGTTCGCCACCAACGGTCGCATCGACTGGAGCGACGTTCGCGAGCACGCGGAGGACGTCATCGAGACCTACGACGTCCGACCGCCGAACGCCGCCGCCGACGCGGAGTCGTTCTCCGGCGGCAACCAGCAGAAGTTCATCGTCGGACGCGAACTCGAGCGGAATCCGGAGCTCGTCGTCGCGACCCATCCGACGCGGGGCGTCGACATCGGCTCGACCGAGTTCATCCACGACCGGCTCCTTGAACTCCGTCGCGAGGGGAAGGCGGTCCTGCTCGTCTCCTCGAAGCTCGACGAGGTGCAGGCGCTGTCGGATCGACTCGCCGTCATCTACGAGGGAGAGTTCGTCGACGTCACCGATCCGGACGCGGTTACCGAGGAGGAACTCGGCCTGCTCATGGCCGGCGAGCAGCCGGACGGCCACGACCGCGAGTCGACGGCGGACGTCGACAAGCCCGCCGAGGGAGGTGAGCGGTGA
- a CDS encoding BMP family lipoprotein: MVRDRRRFLYGTGVAGLTALAGCVGGFGDEGEGEDTNVGMVYATGGLGDDSFNDMAQQGVLQAEEEFGVSFDEAEPGSVGDFDGAQRSFAESGDYDLVSCIGFAQEDALRENAEEYSDQNFMIVDTVVEADNVRSYVFDEPAGSFLVGTLAGLLTDTEFAAGDGETNPDESTVGFVGGEESPLIESFHAGFEAGVEHANPDAEVLSSYVGDFNDTGGGQETARLMYESGADIVFHAAGRTGVGVFQAAESEGRFAIGVDDDQSMSQEDYADVIVSSMVKRVDEAVFTAIESVIDDAFEGGEVEELGLEDDAIENVYGQSIGDEIPDEITEEVESTRQQIIDGEIEVPDEL; the protein is encoded by the coding sequence ATGGTGCGTGATAGACGGCGGTTCTTGTACGGCACGGGTGTGGCCGGTCTCACGGCGCTTGCCGGTTGCGTCGGCGGGTTCGGCGACGAAGGAGAGGGCGAAGATACCAACGTCGGCATGGTCTACGCGACCGGCGGGCTGGGCGACGACTCGTTCAATGACATGGCACAACAGGGCGTCCTCCAGGCCGAAGAGGAATTCGGAGTCTCGTTCGACGAGGCCGAACCGGGCTCCGTCGGCGATTTCGACGGCGCACAGCGGAGTTTCGCCGAGTCCGGCGACTACGATCTGGTCAGCTGTATCGGCTTCGCCCAGGAGGACGCGCTCCGCGAGAACGCCGAGGAGTACTCCGACCAGAACTTCATGATCGTCGACACGGTCGTCGAGGCGGACAACGTCCGGAGCTACGTCTTCGACGAACCCGCGGGTTCGTTCCTGGTCGGCACCCTCGCAGGCCTGTTGACGGACACCGAGTTCGCGGCCGGCGACGGCGAGACCAACCCCGACGAGTCGACCGTCGGCTTCGTCGGCGGCGAGGAGTCGCCCCTGATCGAGTCGTTCCACGCCGGCTTCGAGGCCGGCGTCGAACACGCCAACCCGGACGCGGAGGTTCTCTCGAGCTACGTCGGCGACTTCAACGACACCGGGGGAGGTCAGGAGACGGCCCGCCTGATGTACGAGTCGGGTGCGGATATCGTCTTCCACGCCGCGGGTCGGACGGGGGTCGGCGTCTTCCAGGCCGCCGAATCCGAGGGCCGGTTCGCGATCGGCGTCGACGACGACCAGTCTATGAGCCAGGAGGATTACGCGGACGTCATCGTCTCGAGTATGGTCAAGCGCGTGGACGAAGCGGTGTTCACCGCGATCGAGTCCGTCATCGACGACGCCTTCGAGGGCGGCGAAGTCGAGGAACTCGGACTCGAGGACGACGCCATCGAGAACGTCTACGGACAGTCGATCGGCGACGAGATTCCGGACGAGATCACGGAGGAGGTCGAATCGACCCGACAGCAGATCATCGACGGGGAGATCGAGGTACCGGACGAGCTGTGA